The following are from one region of the Natronosporangium hydrolyticum genome:
- a CDS encoding dihydrofolate reductase family protein, translated as MTASYTFDVFSSLDGFGAAGGDWTGYWGKQGPELLSHRLAQYRQEQRMVFGATTYRMFTQMLASSTEESEVRDPWVTRMTNLPATVVSTTLQGPLDWPEATVVAGDAVDVVARLKEESDVPLRSHGSLSMNRALMAAGLVDRVQVTLFPVITGQTGLERIFEGAADFDLDLVESRTLDGNIQELIYRPTLHS; from the coding sequence ATGACCGCTAGCTACACCTTCGACGTCTTCTCCAGCCTCGACGGCTTCGGCGCCGCCGGCGGTGACTGGACCGGCTACTGGGGCAAGCAGGGCCCCGAGCTACTCAGCCACCGCCTCGCCCAGTACCGCCAGGAGCAGCGGATGGTCTTCGGGGCCACCACGTACCGGATGTTCACGCAGATGCTCGCCTCGAGCACCGAGGAGTCCGAGGTGCGTGACCCGTGGGTCACCCGGATGACGAACCTGCCGGCGACCGTGGTCTCGACCACGCTGCAGGGACCCCTCGACTGGCCGGAGGCGACCGTCGTGGCCGGCGACGCGGTGGACGTCGTCGCCCGGCTCAAGGAGGAGTCTGACGTGCCGCTGCGCTCGCACGGCAGCCTGTCGATGAACCGGGCGCTGATGGCCGCCGGTCTGGTCGACCGCGTCCAGGTGACGCTCTTTCCGGTAATCACCGGTCAGACCGGCCTGGAACGGATCTTCGAGGGAGCGGCCGACTTCGACCTCGACTTGGTCGAGAGCCGGACGCTCGACGGCAACATCCAGGAGCTCATCTACCGGCCCACTCTGCACAGCTGA
- a CDS encoding RNA polymerase sigma factor, which yields MTDVREAITRAHHQEWARVVASLTRRFGDLDIAEEAAAEAFATAVARWPADGVPPNPGAWLTTTANRKAIDRLRREHKRDDKQREAQLLYDDAPPEPLGPIDDDRLRLIFTCCHPALSTETRVALTLRMVGGLSVPEIARAFLVQETAMGRRITRAKAKIKAARIPYRVPSGDDLPTRRSGVLAVLFLVFNEGYLATGPDLDPVRPDLTAEAIRLTRLLRTLLPDDGEVAGLLALMLLTEARRTARISASGELVTLVEQDRGAWDAALVAEGHRLVRERLATGAAPGRYQILAAINAVHTSARDARDTDWSQVVALYDQLVHIDPSPVVALNRAVAVAEVDGPDVALAAVDRLGNALAGYHAYHATRADLLRRLGRSQQSRAAYDRAIELAGNTAETAYLTRRRDQLR from the coding sequence GTGACCGACGTGCGGGAGGCGATCACCCGTGCCCACCACCAGGAGTGGGCGCGGGTGGTCGCCTCCTTGACCAGGCGGTTCGGTGACCTCGACATCGCCGAGGAGGCGGCGGCCGAGGCGTTCGCGACCGCCGTCGCCCGGTGGCCGGCCGACGGCGTCCCGCCCAATCCCGGCGCCTGGCTGACCACCACCGCCAACCGCAAGGCCATCGACCGGCTCCGGCGGGAGCACAAGCGCGACGACAAGCAGCGGGAGGCGCAGCTGTTGTACGACGACGCCCCGCCGGAGCCGCTCGGCCCCATCGACGACGACCGGCTCCGGTTGATCTTCACCTGCTGCCACCCGGCGCTCTCGACGGAGACCCGGGTGGCGCTGACTCTGCGCATGGTCGGCGGTCTGAGCGTGCCCGAGATCGCCCGCGCCTTCCTGGTGCAGGAGACCGCCATGGGGCGGCGGATCACCCGTGCGAAGGCCAAGATCAAGGCGGCGCGCATCCCGTACCGGGTGCCATCCGGGGACGATCTCCCGACCCGCCGGTCGGGCGTGCTCGCGGTGCTGTTCCTCGTCTTCAACGAGGGCTACCTGGCGACCGGCCCCGACCTCGATCCGGTACGTCCCGATCTGACCGCGGAGGCGATCCGGCTCACCCGGCTGCTCCGTACGCTCCTGCCGGACGACGGTGAGGTGGCCGGGCTGCTGGCGCTGATGCTGCTCACCGAGGCCCGCCGCACCGCCCGGATCTCGGCCAGTGGCGAGCTGGTCACGCTCGTTGAGCAGGACCGTGGGGCCTGGGATGCGGCGCTGGTCGCCGAGGGCCACCGGCTGGTGCGCGAGCGCCTGGCCACCGGAGCGGCGCCGGGTCGCTACCAGATCCTCGCCGCTATCAACGCCGTGCACACCTCCGCCCGCGACGCCCGCGACACCGACTGGTCCCAGGTCGTCGCCCTCTACGATCAGCTCGTCCACATCGACCCATCGCCGGTCGTCGCCCTCAACCGGGCCGTCGCGGTAGCCGAGGTCGACGGCCCGGACGTGGCGCTCGCGGCGGTCGACCGGCTCGGTAATGCGCTGGCCGGCTATCACGCCTACCACGCGACCCGCGCCGACCTGCTCCGCCGGCTGGGCCGCAGCCAGCAGTCGCGCGCGGCGTACGACCGCGCCATCGAGCTGGCGGGCAACACCGCCGAGACCGCCTACCTGACCCGCCGCCGCGACCAGCTGCGGTAG
- a CDS encoding aldo/keto reductase has protein sequence MSSHPTPPGTAVTAAAAGTWRIGDLTVNRLGFGAMRLTTNADGGSSERDRAISVLRHAVDLGVNHIDTAAFYFSPLRSANELINRALAPYPDDLLVATKVGPGRDPAGGWLPLARPDQLRGQVEENLRQLGRDYLDLVYLRQHGLDSIAEHFGALAELRDAGLIRQLGISNVRPQHLAQAQAIAPVAGVQNPYGVDYRRVQDGFVRSCGEQGVAFVPFFAIAGAGREAGVSSAEGEDIVAVARNHGATAAQVRLAWTLHQGPHVLAIPGTGNPDHLVANVAAGALALSPEELALLDAAEGG, from the coding sequence TTGTCTTCACATCCGACGCCGCCCGGCACCGCGGTGACCGCTGCCGCCGCAGGCACCTGGCGGATCGGCGATCTGACCGTCAACCGGCTCGGGTTCGGCGCCATGCGCCTGACCACGAACGCCGACGGCGGCTCCAGTGAGCGCGACCGGGCGATCAGCGTGCTGCGACACGCAGTCGACCTGGGCGTCAACCATATCGACACCGCGGCGTTCTACTTCTCCCCGCTGCGCTCTGCGAACGAGCTGATTAATCGGGCGCTCGCACCGTACCCAGACGACCTCCTGGTCGCCACCAAGGTGGGCCCGGGGCGGGATCCCGCCGGCGGCTGGTTGCCGTTGGCCCGGCCAGATCAGCTGCGCGGGCAGGTCGAAGAGAACCTTCGCCAGCTCGGGCGCGACTATCTTGACCTGGTCTACCTGCGCCAACACGGACTCGACTCGATCGCCGAGCACTTCGGCGCGCTAGCCGAGCTACGCGACGCTGGTCTGATCCGCCAGCTTGGGATCTCCAACGTCCGGCCCCAGCACCTCGCCCAAGCCCAGGCCATCGCGCCGGTGGCCGGCGTGCAGAACCCGTACGGCGTCGATTACCGGCGGGTGCAGGACGGGTTCGTGCGCAGCTGCGGCGAGCAGGGTGTGGCGTTCGTGCCGTTCTTTGCGATCGCTGGCGCTGGACGTGAGGCGGGGGTCAGCAGCGCCGAAGGCGAGGACATCGTCGCCGTCGCCCGCAACCACGGCGCGACGGCGGCGCAGGTCCGGCTGGCCTGGACGCTTCACCAGGGCCCGCATGTGCTCGCCATCCCGGGCACCGGCAACCCCGATCATCTGGTCGCCAACGTGGCCGCCGGCGCCCTTGCGCTCTCACCGGAGGAACTGGCCCTACTCGACGCCGCCGAGGGCGGCTGA
- a CDS encoding TetR/AcrR family transcriptional regulator, with the protein MTTAKPLRADARRNRAALLAKAREVFAAGDFDLRFDDFARLAGVGTGTLYRHFPTREALAEAVYREEIDAMRDRARELQTTLPPEQALTTLLRSMVSYLHTHQGLARALAAFMATHSGAVSEGSQALGETITDLMAAAAADGAIRDDVRAGAVIMALQGICTAYDHPDGQTHADDLLTLVLDGLRPDAS; encoded by the coding sequence ATGACCACTGCCAAACCGCTACGCGCCGACGCCCGGCGAAACCGCGCCGCCCTGCTCGCCAAGGCTCGTGAGGTCTTCGCCGCGGGCGACTTCGACCTGCGATTCGACGACTTCGCCCGGCTGGCCGGCGTCGGCACAGGCACGCTCTACCGCCACTTCCCGACCCGCGAGGCGTTGGCCGAGGCGGTCTACCGCGAAGAGATCGACGCGATGCGCGACCGCGCCCGCGAACTGCAGACCACCCTCCCCCCGGAACAGGCGTTGACGACCCTCCTGCGCAGCATGGTGAGCTATCTGCACACCCATCAGGGCCTCGCCCGTGCGCTCGCCGCGTTCATGGCCACGCACTCGGGGGCCGTGAGCGAGGGCAGCCAGGCGTTGGGCGAGACCATCACGGACCTGATGGCCGCTGCCGCCGCGGACGGCGCCATTCGTGACGACGTGCGCGCCGGCGCCGTCATCATGGCCCTGCAAGGCATCTGCACGGCCTACGACCACCCGGACGGCCAGACCCACGCCGACGACCTCCTGACCCTCGTACTCGACGGCCTGCGCCCTGACGCGTCTTGA
- a CDS encoding inositol monophosphatase family protein, protein MTNLDPLLAIAIEAASMASELIRQQTAGTLTPKGDRDYASEVDYAVERELRSFLARATPSIGLLGEEEGASGASSAREWTLDPVDGTVNFAHGLPLCGVSLALMEAKQPVLGVIDLPFLGERYTAVRGQGAYLNGEPIRVGEVSRLHDAIVSIGDFAIGDRAQERNVPRLAVTAALASQALRVRILGSAALDLAWLAAGRTNAVVTLSNKPWDMAAGIIIAREAGAVVVDADGTEHTADSSATLAAPPALVAEVVELVQTASKRPPG, encoded by the coding sequence GTGACCAACCTTGATCCGCTGCTCGCGATCGCGATCGAAGCCGCCTCAATGGCGAGCGAACTCATCCGCCAGCAGACTGCGGGAACCCTAACGCCGAAAGGCGACCGAGACTACGCTTCCGAAGTCGACTACGCCGTCGAACGCGAACTCCGCTCCTTCCTCGCACGGGCCACGCCGTCCATTGGCCTCCTCGGCGAAGAGGAGGGCGCTTCCGGGGCCAGCAGCGCCCGAGAGTGGACCCTGGACCCGGTCGACGGCACGGTGAACTTCGCACACGGACTACCGCTCTGCGGCGTCTCGCTGGCGCTGATGGAGGCCAAACAACCGGTGCTCGGTGTGATTGACCTGCCGTTCCTCGGCGAGCGCTACACGGCGGTACGCGGCCAGGGCGCCTACCTCAACGGCGAGCCCATCCGCGTCGGCGAGGTGTCCCGTCTCCATGACGCGATCGTGAGTATCGGCGACTTCGCAATTGGCGATCGCGCACAGGAACGCAACGTGCCACGACTTGCGGTGACCGCCGCGCTGGCCAGCCAGGCCCTGCGCGTTCGCATCCTCGGCTCAGCCGCCCTTGACCTGGCCTGGCTCGCAGCCGGCCGCACCAACGCCGTGGTGACGCTGTCAAACAAACCATGGGACATGGCTGCAGGGATCATCATCGCTCGGGAAGCCGGCGCAGTCGTGGTTGACGCGGACGGAACCGAACACACCGCAGACTCCAGCGCCACGCTCGCCGCGCCGCCGGCACTGGTCGCGGAGGTCGTGGAGCTGGTGCAGACCGCTTCCAAGCGCCCGCCCGGGTAG
- a CDS encoding YciI family protein, whose amino-acid sequence MHYLVSVVDDSAGLATPDEMTAINAFNDRLKARGHWVFAGGLAAPGTATVIDHRGAEAIVTDGPFVETKEHLAGLWVIEAADLDVALELAAEGSKACNRKLEVRPFLGVASG is encoded by the coding sequence ATGCATTACCTGGTCTCGGTGGTCGACGATTCGGCGGGCCTCGCCACGCCGGACGAGATGACTGCCATCAATGCTTTCAACGACCGGCTCAAGGCGCGGGGGCACTGGGTCTTCGCCGGCGGCCTCGCCGCGCCCGGCACGGCTACCGTCATCGACCATCGGGGTGCGGAGGCGATAGTCACCGATGGGCCGTTCGTCGAGACTAAGGAGCACCTGGCTGGCCTTTGGGTCATCGAGGCCGCGGACCTCGATGTGGCGCTCGAGTTGGCAGCCGAGGGGTCGAAGGCGTGCAACCGGAAGCTCGAAGTACGGCCGTTTCTCGGTGTCGCATCGGGGTAG
- a CDS encoding ABC transporter permease, whose translation MVTTMLTRAIAGSELSPRRAGAVTERNLVAFRAGGTYWWLVISGFAEPLLYLFAIGWGVGALVGDMTLADGTTVSYLTFLAPALLAAAAMNGAIAESTMNFFAKMKFSKLYDSVLNTPVTPAEIAFGELGWAMLRGAMYTAAFLVVMVAMDITSPLRALAALPAALLVGFAFGGLGMALATLMRTWQDFDYVGILQFGLFLFSGTFVPVSSYPVALQVVVQVTPLYHGVELIRGIALNQLSWAGLAWHTGYLLLATILGLAIAARRMTRMLCK comes from the coding sequence ATGGTGACGACCATGCTGACCCGCGCCATCGCCGGCAGCGAGCTGTCGCCCCGGCGCGCCGGGGCGGTGACCGAACGCAACCTGGTCGCCTTCCGCGCCGGCGGCACCTACTGGTGGCTGGTGATCTCCGGCTTCGCCGAGCCGTTGCTCTACCTGTTCGCGATCGGCTGGGGAGTCGGCGCGTTGGTCGGCGACATGACCCTCGCCGACGGCACCACCGTGTCCTACCTGACCTTCCTCGCCCCGGCGTTGCTCGCCGCCGCCGCGATGAACGGCGCCATCGCCGAGTCGACCATGAACTTCTTCGCCAAGATGAAGTTCAGCAAGCTCTACGACTCGGTGCTCAACACCCCGGTCACCCCCGCCGAGATCGCCTTCGGCGAGCTGGGTTGGGCGATGCTGCGCGGCGCGATGTATACGGCGGCGTTCCTGGTGGTGATGGTGGCGATGGACATCACCAGCCCATTGCGGGCGCTGGCCGCGTTGCCGGCCGCGCTGCTGGTCGGCTTCGCCTTCGGCGGCCTCGGCATGGCGCTCGCCACGCTGATGCGCACCTGGCAAGACTTCGACTACGTCGGCATCCTGCAGTTCGGATTGTTCCTCTTCTCCGGCACCTTCGTGCCGGTGAGCAGCTACCCGGTGGCGCTGCAGGTGGTGGTGCAGGTGACCCCGCTCTACCACGGCGTCGAGCTGATCCGCGGGATCGCGCTCAACCAGCTCAGCTGGGCGGGCCTGGCCTGGCACACCGGCTACCTGCTACTCGCCACCATCCTCGGGCTGGCGATCGCCGCCCGCCGAATGACCCGCATGCTCTGCAAATAG
- a CDS encoding YciI family protein, whose product MTEYLIAFDDGDMVIPPGELPDAAKAAHAVIQEARQAGVWVFGAGLEHHDVVSVVAPDGTVTDGPYPETKEHIGGFAVVDVPSHEAALEWAAKLAAACRCPQQVFQVLPDPTAR is encoded by the coding sequence ATGACGGAGTACCTGATCGCGTTCGACGACGGCGACATGGTCATTCCTCCGGGGGAGTTGCCTGATGCGGCCAAGGCCGCCCACGCCGTGATCCAGGAGGCGAGGCAGGCGGGGGTGTGGGTCTTCGGCGCCGGGCTGGAGCACCACGACGTGGTGAGCGTGGTGGCCCCCGACGGGACGGTGACCGATGGCCCTTACCCGGAGACCAAGGAGCACATCGGCGGGTTCGCGGTCGTTGACGTGCCGTCGCACGAGGCGGCGCTGGAGTGGGCCGCAAAGCTAGCGGCGGCCTGCCGCTGCCCGCAGCAGGTCTTCCAGGTGCTACCCGACCCGACCGCCAGGTGA
- a CDS encoding type II toxin-antitoxin system Phd/YefM family antitoxin: MNDLIIRYASGMRTMTATEASRRFSDLLDAIERGESVTVTRGNRPIAEIRPAHRRTGKDLREALAETTPPDERFETDIAEATALLTSDRTDPWAAA, translated from the coding sequence ATGAACGATCTGATAATCAGATACGCTAGCGGTATGCGGACCATGACAGCCACTGAAGCGTCCCGCCGCTTCTCCGATCTCCTTGACGCGATCGAGCGGGGCGAGAGCGTCACGGTTACCCGCGGCAACCGTCCCATCGCCGAAATCCGGCCGGCACATCGCCGAACGGGAAAGGATCTTCGCGAGGCGCTTGCCGAAACCACCCCACCAGACGAGCGGTTCGAAACGGACATCGCTGAGGCCACAGCGCTACTGACCTCCGACAGGACCGATCCGTGGGCCGCCGCCTGA
- a CDS encoding type II toxin-antitoxin system VapC family toxin — MGRRLILDTNILIAYERGTIDRAALDNDELAVAAVTIAEYRVGIELADTAARAASRARALVAITSAIDVLDYTETTAAHHARLIAYVRRSGTPRSAHDLMIAAHAAETDRLIVSRDAAARFGDLPGVAAAPT; from the coding sequence GTGGGCCGCCGCCTGATCCTCGACACCAACATCCTCATAGCCTACGAACGCGGCACCATCGACAGAGCCGCTCTCGACAACGACGAGCTGGCCGTGGCCGCAGTTACCATCGCGGAGTACCGCGTTGGTATCGAACTCGCGGACACCGCGGCCCGCGCGGCCAGCCGTGCCCGAGCGCTCGTCGCGATCACATCTGCAATCGACGTGCTCGACTACACCGAGACCACGGCAGCGCATCATGCTCGACTCATCGCGTACGTACGGCGCTCCGGCACACCTCGCAGCGCCCACGACCTGATGATCGCGGCGCACGCCGCAGAGACCGACCGTCTCATCGTCAGCCGAGACGCGGCAGCTCGATTCGGTGACCTGCCTGGAGTTGCGGCGGCGCCAACCTAA
- a CDS encoding ketopantoate reductase family protein, whose protein sequence is MKILMFGRGVIAATYGWALERAGHEVEFYVRPGRAAAYGTAIDLELLDARRRLRGERVTERWQVTYRESLEPDHDFDLIVVSVQHYSFPDAAAFLGPRVGNATVLVFNNLWVEPLAAVDPLPADQVAWGFPGVGGGFGDDGVLRAALLPVVFFGTLDQPPTERGRVVREAFRQAGLKLQEKTDFRGWLWIHFVLNAGMHVQSLKLGSPAGLIGAPRNVREMLLAVRELLPLVEARGIDLRRHRSDVLPLKAPVCLTAPALAWLLGRFAPVRLTLESHANPEELRAFGRDTLAEARRLGVAVPRLAAAEPYFAGTAAG, encoded by the coding sequence ATGAAGATCTTGATGTTCGGCCGGGGCGTGATCGCCGCGACGTACGGATGGGCGCTGGAACGGGCGGGGCACGAGGTTGAGTTCTACGTCCGGCCCGGCCGCGCGGCGGCGTACGGGACTGCGATCGATCTTGAGCTGCTGGATGCGCGACGGCGGCTGCGGGGAGAACGTGTTACCGAAAGGTGGCAGGTGACCTACCGTGAGTCGCTGGAGCCGGACCACGACTTCGATCTGATCGTGGTAAGCGTGCAGCATTACAGCTTTCCAGACGCCGCGGCCTTCCTCGGGCCGCGCGTCGGCAACGCCACGGTACTCGTCTTCAACAACCTGTGGGTCGAGCCCCTGGCGGCGGTCGACCCCCTCCCCGCCGATCAGGTGGCCTGGGGGTTCCCCGGCGTCGGTGGCGGCTTCGGTGACGACGGCGTGCTGCGGGCGGCTCTCCTGCCGGTGGTCTTCTTCGGCACCCTCGACCAGCCGCCGACCGAGCGTGGCCGAGTCGTGCGCGAGGCATTCCGCCAGGCCGGGCTCAAGCTTCAGGAGAAGACGGACTTCCGCGGCTGGTTGTGGATCCACTTCGTACTGAATGCGGGTATGCACGTGCAGAGTCTGAAGCTGGGCTCGCCCGCCGGGTTGATCGGGGCGCCGCGCAACGTCCGCGAGATGTTGCTCGCCGTACGTGAACTGCTGCCGCTCGTCGAGGCCCGCGGCATCGACCTGCGGCGGCACCGAAGCGACGTGCTGCCCCTCAAGGCGCCCGTCTGCCTGACGGCACCTGCACTCGCCTGGCTGCTTGGACGTTTCGCGCCGGTGCGTCTGACGCTGGAGTCCCACGCCAACCCTGAGGAGCTGCGCGCGTTCGGCCGCGACACCTTGGCGGAAGCGCGCCGGTTGGGCGTTGCGGTACCGCGCCTAGCGGCAGCCGAGCCCTACTTCGCCGGCACCGCGGCAGGCTAG
- a CDS encoding SDR family oxidoreductase has translation MRTPASDSPRTWFITGASRGLGRAFTTAALERGDQVVAAARSIVPDDLTGRHGDRLLTLPLDVTDRAAVVTAVTTAIEHFGRLDIVVNNAGTMSLGMIEEFTEAEARNQFEVNLFGALWVSQAVLPHLRARGAGHIVQISSIAALGGFPSTGMYSASKFALEGMSEALAMEAAAFGVKVSIVQPGGYWTDLYTSMTSTSPSEAYATLRSELERQWAAGSIDSEPRLAAAALLKLVDSDDPPLRLLLGSMVYDLAFDISRRRMETWAGWEQVSRAAEHAVPATGGAH, from the coding sequence ATGCGCACCCCAGCCAGCGACAGCCCCCGTACCTGGTTCATCACCGGCGCCAGCCGGGGCCTGGGCCGCGCGTTCACCACCGCCGCGCTCGAACGCGGCGACCAGGTGGTCGCCGCTGCCCGCAGCATCGTCCCGGACGACCTCACCGGGCGCCACGGTGACCGGCTGCTGACCCTGCCACTCGACGTGACCGACCGGGCGGCGGTCGTCACCGCCGTCACCACGGCGATCGAGCACTTCGGACGACTCGACATCGTTGTCAACAACGCCGGCACCATGTCCCTGGGAATGATCGAAGAGTTCACCGAAGCCGAGGCCCGCAACCAGTTCGAGGTCAACCTCTTCGGAGCGCTCTGGGTCAGCCAGGCCGTGCTGCCGCACCTACGCGCCCGAGGCGCCGGTCACATCGTGCAGATCTCCAGCATCGCCGCGCTCGGCGGCTTCCCGAGCACCGGGATGTACAGCGCGAGCAAGTTCGCGCTCGAAGGCATGAGCGAGGCCCTCGCGATGGAGGCGGCTGCCTTCGGCGTCAAGGTCAGCATCGTGCAGCCCGGCGGCTACTGGACCGACCTTTACACCAGCATGACCTCCACCAGCCCCAGCGAGGCGTACGCGACGCTGCGCTCCGAACTGGAGCGACAATGGGCAGCAGGCTCGATCGACAGCGAGCCTCGGCTAGCCGCTGCGGCACTGCTGAAACTGGTCGACAGCGACGACCCGCCGCTGCGACTCCTGCTCGGAAGCATGGTCTACGACCTCGCGTTCGACATCTCCCGCCGGCGAATGGAAACCTGGGCAGGCTGGGAACAGGTCAGCCGGGCCGCCGAGCATGCTGTCCCGGCCACCGGCGGCGCACACTGA
- a CDS encoding TetR/AcrR family transcriptional regulator, protein MTAPRRASPNTARRKEASRRAILTAAFDLLQEVGYAKLSIEGIAARASVGKQTIYRWWPSKGMVIFDAFLMLSEGADGGPPALPDTGDLAADLTAVLRATIAELNDPRYDQPMRALATEIAHDPELAAAYAQRLEGPLQQAKRQRLGSAQRAGQLAEDIDLDVAVEMVWGPVLNRWLLRTGPLTAEYADRVVTTALNGLRPRQPGR, encoded by the coding sequence ATGACGGCACCGCGCAGAGCCTCGCCCAACACGGCCCGCCGAAAGGAAGCCTCCCGGCGGGCGATTCTCACCGCGGCCTTCGACCTGCTGCAGGAGGTTGGATACGCCAAGCTCAGCATCGAGGGGATCGCCGCGCGTGCCAGCGTCGGCAAGCAGACCATCTACCGCTGGTGGCCATCCAAGGGGATGGTCATCTTCGATGCCTTCCTGATGCTCAGCGAGGGCGCAGACGGTGGGCCCCCAGCGTTGCCCGACACCGGCGACCTGGCAGCCGACCTGACGGCGGTGCTCCGTGCCACGATTGCCGAGTTGAACGATCCCCGGTACGACCAGCCGATGCGCGCGCTGGCGACCGAGATCGCCCACGACCCCGAGCTCGCAGCCGCCTACGCGCAACGGCTGGAGGGGCCGTTGCAGCAGGCCAAGCGGCAACGGCTGGGCAGCGCTCAACGGGCCGGGCAACTCGCCGAGGACATCGACCTCGACGTGGCGGTGGAGATGGTCTGGGGGCCGGTGCTCAACCGTTGGCTGCTGCGCACCGGGCCGCTCACCGCCGAGTACGCCGACCGGGTCGTCACCACCGCGCTAAACGGCCTGCGCCCTCGCCAGCCTGGCCGCTGA
- a CDS encoding MarR family winged helix-turn-helix transcriptional regulator — protein sequence MGKTAQIATIEGALVALRRAQKRRALARLSRRTGEGARSHAALPDAVFELLDLLAAAAEQGENLTVTEVAAQLDVDQPRASRLAGLAWEASLVRREADQRDGRRSLLVLTAGGQDVLAQIHEFRRRAIAQATSDWSDDDRAALARLLPRFVHDFGALTAPDD from the coding sequence ATGGGCAAGACCGCACAGATCGCCACCATTGAGGGCGCGCTCGTGGCGCTGCGGCGGGCGCAGAAGCGTCGCGCGTTGGCGCGACTGTCTCGGCGCACCGGTGAAGGCGCCCGCAGTCATGCGGCACTACCCGACGCCGTGTTCGAACTCCTCGACCTGCTGGCAGCCGCCGCCGAACAGGGCGAGAACCTCACGGTCACCGAGGTGGCCGCTCAACTCGACGTAGACCAACCACGCGCCAGCCGGCTCGCGGGACTCGCGTGGGAGGCCTCGCTGGTCCGGCGGGAAGCCGACCAGCGCGACGGGCGACGTTCGTTGCTGGTGCTCACGGCCGGCGGCCAGGACGTGCTCGCCCAGATCCACGAATTCCGCCGACGCGCCATCGCCCAGGCGACCAGCGACTGGAGCGACGACGACCGCGCGGCGCTGGCCCGCCTCCTGCCCCGCTTCGTCCACGACTTCGGTGCACTGACCGCACCCGACGACTGA
- a CDS encoding VOC family protein: protein MILRHVTIDCADPYRLASFWSEVTGWPVSAEDNPGDPEALIEAPSPVPGLLFIRVPEDKTVKNRIHFDWMPTERSRDDEVERIIGLGATLHEDHRRADGLGWVTLLDPEGNEFCVERSTGERGL from the coding sequence ATGATCCTTCGCCACGTCACCATCGATTGTGCCGACCCGTACCGGCTTGCGAGCTTCTGGAGCGAAGTGACCGGCTGGCCGGTCTCAGCCGAGGACAACCCTGGCGACCCCGAGGCCCTCATCGAGGCACCCTCACCCGTACCCGGCCTGCTGTTCATCCGGGTGCCTGAGGATAAGACCGTAAAGAACCGGATCCACTTCGACTGGATGCCCACCGAGCGGAGCCGTGACGACGAGGTCGAGCGGATCATCGGGCTGGGCGCCACGCTTCACGAGGACCACCGCAGAGCCGACGGGCTGGGCTGGGTCACGCTGCTCGATCCGGAGGGCAACGAGTTCTGTGTCGAGCGCAGCACCGGCGAACGCGGTCTCTAG